In Pseudomonadales bacterium, a single window of DNA contains:
- the ccsA gene encoding cytochrome c biogenesis protein CcsA: MTVLVSGIVACAFYFASIATHLRALHEGATTQQRWLRIAIWLAVPALLAHLLSWSTAVFRAGGLDLGLFNAASLFFWVIALVAWAASWRAPLANLLPVLYLLAIVSTLSALFLHTGYAPRTAVGWGVGSHILFSLLSYSILGIAALQAVALALLIHRLKHRRLHGLVAVMPPLQTMEDLLFRLIWTGELLLTLSIVTGALFLEDIFAQHLAHKTVLSIVAWLLFAVLLLGRSRLGWRGITAVKWTVAGFALLILAYFGSKLVLELVLHRPAW; the protein is encoded by the coding sequence ATGACAGTGCTCGTATCCGGAATTGTCGCCTGCGCCTTCTACTTCGCGAGCATCGCCACGCATCTGCGCGCGTTGCACGAAGGTGCCACGACCCAGCAACGCTGGCTGCGCATCGCGATATGGCTGGCAGTTCCGGCACTGCTGGCGCATCTGCTGAGCTGGTCCACCGCTGTATTCCGGGCAGGCGGACTGGATCTGGGCCTGTTCAACGCTGCTTCGCTGTTCTTCTGGGTGATCGCACTGGTGGCATGGGCGGCGAGCTGGCGTGCACCGCTTGCCAACCTGCTGCCCGTCCTGTATCTGCTGGCAATCGTGTCGACGCTGTCCGCCCTGTTCCTGCACACCGGGTACGCGCCACGCACCGCCGTCGGCTGGGGCGTCGGATCGCATATTCTCTTTTCGCTGCTGTCGTACAGCATTCTTGGCATTGCGGCATTGCAGGCCGTGGCACTCGCCCTGTTGATCCATCGACTGAAGCACCGTCGCCTGCACGGCCTGGTGGCGGTAATGCCGCCACTGCAGACGATGGAGGACCTGCTGTTTCGCCTGATCTGGACCGGTGAGTTGCTGCTCACGCTGTCGATCGTGACCGGAGCGCTGTTCCTCGAGGACATATTCGCGCAGCATCTGGCACACAAGACCGTGCTGTCGATCGTTGCCTGGCTGCTGTTCGCAGTCCTGCTGCTGGGTCGATCCCGTCTCGGGTGGCGCGGCATCACGGCAGTGAAATGGACCGTGGCAGGCTTCGCCCTGCTGATCCTGGCCTACTTCGGCAGCAAGCTGGTGCTCGAACTGGTGCTGCACCGACCGGCGTGGTGA